A genome region from Meriones unguiculatus strain TT.TT164.6M chromosome 2, Bangor_MerUng_6.1, whole genome shotgun sequence includes the following:
- the Ssr2 gene encoding translocon-associated protein subunit beta encodes MRSLAFVVLALLAVSQAEEGARLLASKSLLNRYAVEGRDLTLQYNIYNVGSSAALDVELSDDSFPPEDFGIVSGMLNVKWDRIAPASNVSHTVVLRPLKAGYFNFTSATITYLAQEDGPAVIGSTSAPGQGGILAQREFDRRFSPHFLDWAAFGVMTLPSIGIPLLLWYSSKRKYDTPKPKKN; translated from the exons ATGAGGTCGCTGGCGTTTGTGGTGTTGGCTCTGTTAGCTGTCAGTCAAGCAGAAGAAGGAGCCAGGCTTTTGGCCTCCAAGTCATTGCTGAACAGATACGCCGTGGAAGGGCGGGACCTGACCCTGCAGTATAACATCTACAATGTTGGCTCCAG TGCTGCATTAGATGTGGAATTATCTGATGATTCCTTCCCTCCCGAAGACTTTGGCATTGTCTCTGGTATGCTCAATGTCAAATGGGACCGGATTGCCCC TGCTAGCAATGTCTCCCACACAGTGGTCCTGCGCCCTCTCAAAGCCGGTTACTTCAACTTCACCTCAGCGACTATTACCTACCTGGCCCAAGAGGACGGGCCTGCTGTG aTTGGCTCCACCAGTGCCCCAGGGCAGGGGGGCATCCTTGCCCAGCGGGAGTTTGACCGGAGATTCTCACCCCATTTT CTGGACTGGGCGGCTTTTGGGGTCATGACCTTGCCCTCCATAGGCATCCCTCTGCTCCTGTGGTATTCCAGCAAGAGGAAGTACGATACTCCCAAACCCAAGAAGAACTGA